One genomic region from Diabrotica undecimpunctata isolate CICGRU chromosome 9, icDiaUnde3, whole genome shotgun sequence encodes:
- the LOC140450247 gene encoding uncharacterized protein: MASELSSSESEPFQDSSSDFIPDSESSEENAVNEVAASNVATTSGLVENKKSKKRSREPNMWKRNQRKLRRSKGEEYINVKGNIVERRSRGGPCQCRFKCFEGISEETLDKIFTSFYEIGDKEQQDIYLGGLIQTRNVDRRRPKGGGGVPRGQTFLYKIKRGIFEKKSVLNGIYEHSRNNEKQGGENSDSYGFTDSRSERHARAP, translated from the exons atggCAAGTGAACTCAGTTCAAGTGAAAGTGAACCGTTTCAAGATTCGTCATCGGATTTCATTCCTGATTCCGAATCAAGTGAGGAGAATGCTGTAAACGAAGTTGCTGCAAGCAATGTTGCCACTACGTCTGGActggttgaaaataaaaaatcgaAAAAGAGGAGCAGGGAGCCGAATATGTGGAAGCGAAACCAGAGAAAATTAAGAAGATCTAAAGGTGAAGAGTACATTAATGTTAAAGGAAACATAGTGGAAAGACGAAGTAGAGGAGGTCCATGCCAGTGCCGGTTCAAATGTTTTGAAGGCATAAGCGAAGAAACTCTTGATAAAATTTTCACGTCTTTTTATGAAATAGGTGATAAAGAGCAACAAGATATCTATTTAG GTGGTTTAATACAGACGAGAAACGTTGACAGAAGGCGACCGAAAGGAGGTGGTGGAGTTCCAAGAGGCCAaacgtttttatataaaataaagagagGCATATTTGAGAAAAAAAGTGTGTTAAACGGCATTTATGAACATTCACGCAATAACGAAAAGCAGGGTGGAGAGAATAGCGACTCATATGGCTTCACAGATAGTAGGTCCGAAAGACATGCGAGGGCGCCATGA